The Phaseolus vulgaris cultivar G19833 chromosome 10, P. vulgaris v2.0, whole genome shotgun sequence DNA window TTGAGTGGCGTGCCCAAGCAAAATCTAAAGCTGTCAAGGCGCGTGCACTCCAAACCCTCGACAGGAAGTGGCTGCCCTGAAGGAAGAGAAGGAGAACTTGTGCCGCAGCTGGGCGTGCCAGGAGGAGGTCTACAAAGCCTCCTCGAGAGATGCCCGACAGTCCAACGCGGAAGCCTGCAAACGACTCACTGAGCTCCTTGAACAGGTAGCGTCTCTTCAGTCCAAGATCGTCGCCCTTGAAGCGGTAATGCGAACCTCCGAGGCACAACAGAAACTACTTGCTGATCAATGTGCTGCCCGGGGGTAATCACTGGAGAAGATCGAGGGGGAGCTAGCTAAAAAGATGGAAAAGCTCAACCTTCTCCAAACCGAGCATAATCAGTTTCAGACTGAACTGAACAAGCTTCAAGTGGAGAAGGAAGCTCTTGAGAAGCAGCTATCCTCTGGTGACTCCACGATCGAAGAGCTGGAGAGGGCAAAGGGAGAGCTCATTGCAGAGAGGGAAGCCCGAGACTCCACCATTGAAAATCTGAAGTGGGCTAAAGGAAAGCTTATTGACAACATGGTTGATATCTTTGCAGAGGGATTCAAGGAGGCCTTACCTGAAGCCGCCTGCGAAAACCCGGGAGTTGACACCTCCAACTGCAACCCTCTCAACCATATTGTCCATGGGAAGGTCGTTCCCCTCGACCTTGGGGATTGAACTTCACTTAATTAATCTTCAtttgtaaatttgtattttctaaCATTTGCTCTGTAATTCTGACACTCAACCTCATTTAAATGTTTATTCAAGCTTTATCTCTACATCCTCGTGTACTTTTAGCTTCTCTGCTTTACTGCTTGCTTTACTAAAACAAAGGCGTAACTGGCACATACTTTCGATGTATCGCTTCTTCGCCTTGTctttaactctttaggtagcacgtgaccTTCTCTTTTCATTCTTCCCTTCTGAGTAGCGGTGCATACCCTTCTTCTGATCTTTTCACTTAGAACTTCACTTGGCCTTCAGCGAGGAATCTTCCCCATGAAGGCGTTGCCTGCCTCGTCATTGCCCAAAGGCAAAGGAGAATTTATCTTCGCGTATTTTTCTTGTCTCTAATAACTCGTGTTTTTATGCTTCTCCTTCTTACTCTTCACTTACTTGTTCTTGAGCCCCCAAGGGCTTACTACCAAGGGCATCGCTGGCTTTACCATTGCTTGGGGCGAAAGGGGtctcatctttttctttctggcctcgacatcgctcaagggcgaAGAGGGCTTAGTTGTTCTCttgtggcctcgacatcgctcgagggcgaggagggcttATCTCAACTGTACTGGGTGCCCATACTCGAGGAGggacctgctctgggtgtcctcagCGTATCTAGACACTTGGGACAGAAGTCGCGCTCTGGTGAcgacgcccatggagaggcctatACAATCAGCACCGTATTgtccatggagtgtctaaaacaccaaggcaacttaGCCCTTATCTCTTTGCGTCTGGTGCCCACACCTGAGTAGAGGCCTACTATGTCAGCGTtatatcgtcctcagggtgtctaaaacaCCAGACACTGGGGCTAGCTGTATATTCCTGaagagggggcgtcccgaaggaatcccctaacccctgctcaaggactagacGCCTTGATTTTTGACTTATACTGACATCTGGTACTGGGGCTagttattcatacttgaggagggggcatcCTGAaagaatcccttaacccctgctcaaggactaggctcccggattttaactcatactgaCATCTGTTactggggctagctattcatacttgaggagggggcatcccgaagggatcccttaacccctgctcaaggactaggctcccggattttaacttgtaCTAACATACCTGTTATATTGCTCTGCGTCTGACCTCCGCTCCTTTATTTGGTGATACCtactcttggcgacgcctcatcttggcaaCGCCTCATCTtagcgacgcctcatcttggcaaCGCCTCagcttggcgacgcctcatcttggcaaTGCCTCATCTTGGTGACGCCTCATCTtagcgacgcctcatcttggcgacgcctcatctttgCGACGCcttaacttggcgacgcctcatcttgttGACGCCTcgtctttgtttttgtttctttgatctttgatcTTACATGAAAGGGAAAACTAAGGCAAGAATAtcttaaacttttcttttctttatttgggtgacctcgttaaaaaaccctcgagagggaaaaagagtgtcccctttacaaagcttcaactgaaataaaactttaaattcgcagcattccaactacgtgggatggggcctccatctaaagtctctaACTTATACGAACCATTCCCCTTAGCTTTGGttactctgaacggtccagtccacttgggagacaacttgttttctaactcGTACGGGTGAGCCTTCCTAATGACCAGATCACCAACCTGGAACTGTCgtagcttcaccttagagctgtattgacgctccactcttctcttcacagcctcAGCCTTAATTTTCGCCTCTTCTCTGGCTTCATCTATTAGGTCCAGGTTgaccctcctttcttcgttggactcttctgCCACGAAACCTAGGAAACGAGGCGAGCTCTCGTGGATCTCCACTGGTATCATGGCGTCCGATCCATACATCAGGCTAAACGTTGtttccatggtggaagattgaggcgtggtgtggtaagcccatacgatccttggtacttcttctgcccacgcccctttagccttctccAATCTGCGTTTCAAACCCCtcaacaaaactctgtttgctgactcgacctgcccatttgtgtgggggtgttcgactgatgcaaacacttgcttgattcctacttctgtaCATAGCTTCCCCAACAGTTGGCtcgcgaactgggtgccattgtctgacatgagacgccttggcaccccaaaatgacacacaatgttcttccaaacaaagtgttgtaccttgtgcgtagtgatctgtgccactggttcggcctctatccacttggtgaagtactcgatggcaacgatcaagtacttcatctgccttatcgccaatgggaacgGGCCTAAgatatcaattccccaagtatgaaaaggccacaggctgtatatggatcttaGTTCCTCTGgcgcgccttgtgccaatcagcgtgcatctgacactgctGCAATGCTGAGCGTATCGCACACAATCCtctcttactgttggccagaaaaaccctgtgcgtattaccttggatgccaaggatcttcctcccacatggctcccacaaataccttcgtggagctcatccattatcctggtgcactcgtcgccactcacACACGTCAAGATGGGGTGCGTAAACCCGTGTCTGAATAATATCCCATCTACTAATGTGTATCTTGCGGCGTTCCTCTTAATCTTCTTCCCTTCTTCCGGCTCCGTTGGGAGGATTCCGTCAGCTAGGTATCGcctgtaaggggtcatccaTGTGTCGCCTTCTTCTAAAGCACACACCTGtacacctttttcttcttctggcgAGGTCGCATAAGTACTGATGCAGGGTGCCCTCGCCGTATCTTGACTCAAGGAGCGATGGCTCCTTGGTTTTCCTCTTGTTGCACTAACGTGAAGaacgtccaccctgttgtctgcaACAAACTTTCACGGCATTTTGAGGGTCTCTTGTATcacagtcctctgccttccccccttgcctgagctggccagcttggcgagcaggtcagctctggcattctgctctctaggGACACGCACCAGCTCAAACGCGGCGAAAGCTCTTTTCAACACCTCGACGTACCTTAGGTAGGTGGCCATCTGTGAGTCCTTTTCCTGATACTCTCCTGTcacttgccctgtgaccaacTGTGAGTCACTCTTCGCCAGGAGGTTCTGagcacccatttctttagccaacAGCATCCCAACAATCAACGCCTTGTACTCCACCTGGTTGTTGCTCGCTTTGAAGGCAAAACGTAAGGCTTGCTCGATTAGCACTCCATTAGGACCCTCTAAGATTATCCCAACACCACCCCCTTGCTTGTTGGaagatccatccactgagagcacccaTTGTGACCCTAACTCCACCTCTTGAGGGTCTCCTCCTGGTGAAAGTTCTGCCACGAAGTCAgcatagacttgccctttgatggacggGTTCATATTGGATatcgaactctgacaactctaccgcccagcgaaccatcctccctgCTACATCCGGCTTCTGAAGTACCTTTTggatagggaggtttgtcatcaccaccactgtgaagttgtggaaatagtggcggagTCTTCGGGCTGAGAACACCACTGCTAGtgccgccttctctagtgactggtacctcaattccgggccttgcaaggccttacttacgaagtagatgggcttttgCACTTTGTCTTGTTCttggaccagcacagagctaATGGCCCACTCAGTTACAAAGTACAAGCGGAGGGGAACGCCTACTTGTGGTTTGCAAACAGTTCTTCCAGATCAACTGTGTGCTACCCTCCCTCTTGTGAAGTTatgaccatgtcatctacgtaggcctgcacgttccttcccagcatgggtgcaaggaccttgtccatcagtctttggtaggtggcgcctgcattcttcagcccgaacgacatcaccttgtagcaaaaACTGCACGTTTCCGTCATGAATGCCGTTTTGTTCTCGTCCCtaggatgcatcttgatctgattgtaacctgagaatgcatccaagaaacttaGCATCTTGCAACCCGAGGCGCTATCCACTAATGCGTCGATgttgggcagtgggtacgaatctttagggcatgccttgttcagatctgtgaagtcaacgcacatcatccacttcccattcgccttcttcactagaacTACATTGGCTAACCACTCAcggtattgtatctccctgatgtgtccGGTGCTGAGCAGCTTCTGTGTTTCTTCCTTCACGACGAGGCATcgctcttcgttgaacttcctccatCTTTGTCTCACAGGGTGAACCTTGGCGTCCATGGTGAGATGGTGGCATAAAAAGTCTGGGTCGACACCTGGCATGTCCGCCGCAGTCCATGCGAAAGCATCTTGGTGGCGCGAGATTACTGCGACTACCTCTTC harbors:
- the LOC137815594 gene encoding uncharacterized protein; this encodes MNPSIKGQVYADFVAELSPGGDPQEVELGSQWVLSVDGSSNKQGGGVGIILEGPNGVLIEQALRFAFKASNNQVEYKALIVGMLLAKEMGAQNLLAKSDSQLVTGQVTGEYQEKDSQMATYLRYVEVLKRAFAAFELVRVPREQNARADLLAKLASSGKGGRQRTVIQETLKMP